In Fusobacterium hwasookii, a single window of DNA contains:
- a CDS encoding PP2C family protein-serine/threonine phosphatase, whose protein sequence is MIIAFYTIIAFLIFIFFTYIYIKKTINQYINEELKIISGLRNKENLDKLPDNIKTEYTETLNKIIKQENELNNSIDELKEYRKELDVTYSTLVSKSSQLEYTNSLLEKRVRSLSNLNHISRVALSMFNIDKIVDTLADAYFVLTATTRISIYLWEGEKLVNKKIKGSIDYTETLSYPINLLGKFINEDYTKIYSDLSKKITILNDEKVIITPLKVKERQLGVIFLVQNKDQILEINSEMISALGIQASIAIDNAINYAELLEKERISQELELASSIQKQILPKGFERIRGMDIATHFSPAKEVGGDYYDLSLKNNNLSVTIADVSGKGVPAAFLMALSRSMLKTINYVSNYTPAEELDLFNKIVYPDITEDMFITVMNAEYDLDTSLFTYSSAGHNPLVIYKKESDTVELYGTKGVAIGFIQDYNYKEKSFEVKNGDIIVFYTDGIIECENKNKKLFGIQKLLDIVYENKNLSAKELKEKILENIKNFRKEHEQTDDITFVILKSVK, encoded by the coding sequence TTTTTTACTTATATATATATAAAAAAAACTATTAACCAATATATTAATGAGGAACTTAAAATAATTTCTGGTTTAAGAAATAAAGAAAATTTAGATAAGCTTCCTGATAATATAAAAACAGAATATACAGAAACATTAAATAAAATTATTAAACAAGAAAATGAATTAAATAACTCAATAGATGAACTTAAAGAATATAGAAAAGAACTAGATGTTACATATAGTACTTTGGTTTCAAAATCTTCTCAACTTGAATATACTAATAGTTTATTGGAAAAAAGAGTAAGAAGTTTATCCAATTTGAATCATATTTCAAGGGTTGCACTATCAATGTTTAATATTGATAAAATTGTTGATACCTTAGCTGATGCATATTTTGTTTTAACAGCTACAACAAGAATTTCAATTTACCTTTGGGAGGGGGAAAAACTTGTTAATAAAAAGATAAAAGGAAGTATAGACTATACTGAAACTTTATCTTATCCAATAAATCTTTTGGGAAAATTTATTAATGAGGACTATACCAAAATTTATTCTGATTTATCAAAAAAAATAACTATTTTAAATGATGAAAAAGTAATTATAACCCCATTAAAAGTTAAAGAAAGACAACTAGGAGTAATATTTTTAGTACAAAATAAAGATCAAATTTTAGAAATAAATAGTGAAATGATTTCAGCACTTGGTATTCAAGCTTCAATTGCTATTGATAATGCTATAAATTATGCTGAACTTTTAGAAAAAGAAAGAATTTCTCAAGAATTGGAATTAGCCTCATCTATTCAAAAACAAATATTACCAAAAGGTTTTGAAAGAATAAGAGGTATGGACATTGCTACACACTTTTCTCCTGCTAAGGAAGTTGGAGGAGACTACTATGATTTATCTTTAAAGAATAATAATCTATCTGTTACAATAGCAGATGTAAGTGGTAAAGGAGTTCCTGCTGCCTTTCTTATGGCATTGTCAAGATCAATGTTAAAAACTATTAATTATGTTTCTAATTATACACCTGCTGAAGAATTAGATTTATTTAATAAGATAGTATATCCAGATATAACAGAAGATATGTTTATAACTGTTATGAATGCTGAGTATGACTTAGATACTTCTTTATTTACTTATTCAAGTGCAGGTCATAATCCATTAGTAATCTATAAAAAAGAAAGTGATACTGTAGAGCTTTATGGAACAAAAGGTGTTGCTATTGGTTTTATTCAAGATTATAATTATAAAGAAAAGTCTTTTGAAGTAAAGAATGGAGATATAATTGTATTTTATACTGATGGAATTATAGAATGTGAAAATAAAAATAAAAAGTTATTTGGAATACAAAAACTTTTAGATATTGTATATGAAAATAAAAATCTTTCTGCAAAAGAATTGAAAGAAAAAATACTAGAAAATATTAAAAATTTTAGAAAAGAGCATGAACAAACTGATGATATAACTTTTGTTATATTAAAGTCTGTTAAATAG
- a CDS encoding DUF1385 domain-containing protein produces the protein MSTNRPSIGGQAVIEGVMMRGTECLATAVRRPSGEIVYKKTKIIGKNSSFAKKPFIRGVLMLFESLVIGVKELTFSANQAGEDDEKLSDKEAVLTTIFSLALGIGIFIVLPSIVGGFFFPTNKIYANLTEAILRLIIFIGYIWGISFSKDVGRVFEYHGAEHKSIYTYENGLELTPENAKKFTTLHPRCGTSFLFIVMFIAIIVFSIIDFMLPIPTNLFAKFLLKVAVRVLLMPIIASLSYELQKYSSCHLNNPLIKLISLPGLALQKITTREPDLDELEVAIVAIKASLGEEVNNATEVFE, from the coding sequence ATGAGTACAAACAGACCTTCCATAGGAGGACAGGCAGTAATTGAAGGGGTGATGATGAGAGGTACTGAATGCCTTGCAACGGCAGTAAGAAGACCTTCTGGTGAAATTGTATATAAGAAAACAAAAATAATTGGTAAAAATAGTAGTTTTGCTAAGAAACCTTTTATAAGAGGAGTTTTAATGTTATTTGAATCTCTTGTAATTGGAGTAAAAGAACTTACATTTTCTGCTAATCAAGCAGGAGAAGATGATGAAAAATTAAGTGATAAAGAAGCAGTTCTTACTACAATATTTTCACTTGCTTTGGGAATAGGAATATTTATAGTTTTACCTTCAATAGTTGGTGGATTTTTCTTCCCAACAAATAAAATATATGCTAATTTAACTGAGGCAATATTAAGACTTATAATTTTTATAGGATATATTTGGGGAATTTCTTTTTCAAAAGATGTAGGTAGAGTTTTTGAATATCATGGTGCTGAGCATAAATCTATATATACTTATGAAAATGGACTTGAATTAACACCAGAAAATGCTAAAAAGTTTACAACATTACATCCAAGATGTGGAACAAGTTTCTTATTTATAGTGATGTTTATTGCGATTATAGTATTTTCTATAATAGATTTTATGTTACCAATTCCTACAAATTTATTTGCAAAGTTTTTATTAAAGGTTGCAGTTAGAGTTTTACTTATGCCTATAATAGCAAGTTTATCTTATGAGTTACAAAAATATAGTAGTTGTCATTTGAATAATCCATTAATAAAATTAATCTCTCTTCCAGGTCTTGCTTTACAAAAAATTACAACAAGAGAACCTGACTTAGATGAGTTAGAAGTTGCAATAGTTGCAATAAAAGCTTCACTTGGAGAAGAAGTTAATAATGCAACAGAAGTTTTTGAATAA
- a CDS encoding Rrf2 family transcriptional regulator gives MKLKNEIEYVFRILNYLSLQDKDRIVTSAEIAENENIPHLFSIRVLKKMEKKGLLKIFKGANGGYKLNKEPKDITLRDAVETIEDEIIIKDRSCVVGQTSCSIIFGALEKVENNFLQNLEKVNFQELTCPTHVSLKIEDEIK, from the coding sequence ATGAAATTAAAAAATGAAATTGAATATGTTTTTAGAATTTTAAATTATCTATCTCTACAAGATAAAGATAGAATTGTTACATCAGCAGAAATTGCAGAAAATGAAAATATTCCACATCTTTTTAGTATCAGAGTATTGAAAAAGATGGAGAAAAAAGGACTTTTAAAAATATTTAAAGGTGCTAATGGTGGGTATAAATTAAATAAGGAACCAAAAGATATTACTTTAAGAGATGCTGTTGAAACTATTGAAGATGAAATTATAATTAAAGATAGATCTTGTGTAGTTGGACAAACTAGTTGTTCTATTATTTTTGGAGCATTAGAAAAAGTTGAAAATAATTTTTTACAAAATTTGGAAAAAGTTAATTTTCAAGAGTTAACTTGTCCTACTCATGTATCATTAAAAATTGAAGATGAAATTAAATAG
- a CDS encoding UvrD-helicase domain-containing protein gives MSEVILSNEQISVARYPENGVIRVNGGPGSGKTLVAVKRAIFLAKEYKYAEKDDKILFLFYNKSLKKTIEKLFESEKDYQEVRNKIEFESIDSFFVKEYINQHNQEFFEYLKKARNDKNFVKSYNQERIKRIEDILLSRKDEFKEFSLKDAEFILSELDWLRNCCYITEEEYLGITRYGRGNKPQLRKEAKKEIYKILKLYRQSNTKKGDLRYTDFYDIALLFLYCFEREGYRDKVKKYDHIIVDEAQDLSKIHFRFINLICETSKTSGNTISLFMDKNQSIYSAQAWIFGSRTLKQVGINIDKGRSFTLNRAYRNAKEIFDVAKKLNPEMEVGEETNTKNQNLTLTFSEDRGIKPFYIKYSDSEDRIENLCKNIKILVKEFNYKYDDVSIIALNDQSMKDIKRCLDKEKIKYVNKNGAGEGINITTYHSSKGTENKVIFIPNIDELNANELTELYPDKTNQEILEELRKLLYIGMTRATEVLIVSSLKEEQSEYLKKLLDVFDFKNDFINIDADTNDFYNVFNCEINKNENIEKNLTKFIEIKEVVEEEKVSEKAVKKEIETFKPSEKEINVENIEIEKEIENKFPLAQKSTKIGLIKAEKLFLRVDKNEKFLNTEGFEYLKALECEIRAYYVTIQEKVLMEPYNKNEKLHVVLNKLKDYSEFKNSVYKCFKDKVFDERNDLAHDYNEYSYNDLVETRELVKEDLLPKFIKAFKKFKANKGIDEFIVIGKLETSYNKIDIKKKKYYTYYITDENNNEFPALSENKYEQDITYKLSCNKLMLKGNEYYRIVSAT, from the coding sequence ATGAGTGAAGTAATTTTATCCAATGAGCAGATATCTGTTGCTAGATATCCAGAAAATGGAGTTATTAGGGTTAATGGGGGACCTGGTAGTGGAAAAACTTTAGTTGCAGTCAAAAGAGCTATTTTCTTAGCTAAAGAATATAAGTATGCTGAAAAAGATGATAAAATTTTATTTCTTTTCTATAATAAAAGTCTAAAGAAGACTATAGAAAAACTATTTGAATCAGAGAAAGATTATCAAGAAGTTAGAAATAAAATTGAATTTGAAAGTATAGATAGTTTTTTTGTTAAGGAATATATCAATCAGCATAATCAAGAGTTTTTTGAATATTTAAAGAAAGCTAGAAATGATAAAAATTTTGTAAAATCATACAATCAAGAGAGAATTAAAAGAATTGAAGATATTTTGTTATCAAGAAAAGATGAATTTAAAGAATTTTCTTTAAAAGATGCTGAATTTATTTTGAGTGAATTAGATTGGTTAAGAAACTGTTGTTACATAACTGAAGAAGAATATTTGGGAATTACTAGATATGGTAGGGGAAATAAACCACAGTTAAGAAAAGAAGCCAAAAAAGAAATTTATAAAATATTAAAATTATATAGACAGTCAAATACTAAAAAAGGTGATTTAAGATATACAGATTTCTATGATATTGCATTATTATTCTTGTACTGTTTTGAAAGAGAAGGATACAGAGATAAAGTAAAAAAATACGATCATATTATAGTAGATGAAGCTCAAGATTTATCAAAAATACATTTTAGATTTATTAATTTAATTTGTGAAACTTCAAAAACTTCTGGAAACACAATATCTTTATTTATGGATAAAAATCAAAGTATTTATTCTGCACAGGCTTGGATATTTGGAAGTAGGACTTTAAAACAAGTAGGAATAAATATAGATAAAGGTAGAAGTTTTACTTTAAATAGAGCATATAGAAATGCAAAAGAAATTTTTGATGTAGCAAAAAAATTGAATCCTGAAATGGAAGTTGGTGAAGAAACAAATACTAAAAATCAAAATTTAACTTTAACTTTTAGTGAGGATAGAGGAATTAAACCATTTTATATAAAATATTCAGACTCAGAAGATAGAATTGAAAATTTATGTAAAAATATTAAGATTTTAGTTAAGGAATTTAATTATAAGTATGATGATGTCTCTATCATTGCTTTAAATGATCAAAGTATGAAGGATATTAAAAGATGTTTAGATAAAGAAAAAATAAAATATGTAAATAAAAATGGAGCTGGGGAAGGTATTAATATTACAACCTATCATTCATCAAAAGGAACTGAAAATAAAGTAATTTTTATTCCAAATATAGATGAACTTAATGCTAATGAATTAACTGAATTGTATCCAGATAAGACAAATCAAGAGATATTAGAAGAATTAAGAAAACTACTATATATTGGAATGACAAGAGCAACTGAGGTTTTAATAGTATCTTCTTTAAAAGAAGAACAATCAGAATATTTAAAAAAATTACTTGATGTATTTGACTTTAAAAATGATTTTATTAATATAGATGCAGATACTAATGATTTTTATAATGTTTTTAACTGTGAAATAAATAAAAATGAAAATATAGAAAAAAATCTTACAAAGTTTATAGAAATAAAAGAAGTCGTTGAAGAAGAAAAAGTTAGTGAAAAAGCTGTAAAAAAAGAAATAGAAACTTTTAAACCTAGTGAAAAAGAGATAAATGTAGAGAATATTGAAATTGAAAAAGAAATAGAAAATAAATTTCCTTTAGCACAAAAATCTACAAAGATAGGCTTAATAAAAGCAGAAAAATTATTTTTAAGAGTAGATAAAAATGAGAAATTTTTAAATACAGAAGGTTTTGAATATTTAAAAGCACTTGAATGTGAAATAAGAGCTTATTATGTAACAATTCAAGAAAAGGTTTTAATGGAGCCTTATAATAAAAATGAAAAACTTCATGTAGTATTAAATAAATTAAAAGATTATAGTGAGTTTAAAAATTCTGTATATAAGTGTTTTAAAGATAAAGTATTTGATGAAAGAAATGACTTAGCACATGATTATAATGAATATAGTTACAATGATTTAGTGGAAACAAGAGAATTAGTCAAAGAAGACTTGCTACCTAAATTTATAAAAGCATTTAAGAAATTTAAAGCAAATAAGGGAATAGATGAATTTATTGTTATTGGAAAACTTGAAACATCATATAATAAGATAGATATAAAAAAGAAAAAATATTACACTTATTATATTACAGATGAAAATAACAATGAATTTCCTGCTCTATCTGAAAATAAATATGAACAAGATATAACTTATAAGTTATCATGTAATAAACTAATGTTAAAAGGTAATGAATATTATAGAATTGTTTCAGCAACATAA
- a CDS encoding bifunctional glycosyltransferase family 2/GtrA family protein, with amino-acid sequence MKKILVLIPALNPPKQLIDYVKSLLENGLNDILLVDDGSKEEFKEIFETIEKFPNANIKVFRHAKNLGKGRALKNAFNYFLTLPNLSEYSGVVTADSDGQHRVEDVIKLAKEVEENPDKLILGCRDFDLEQVPPKSKFGNKITNGAFKLFYGKNISDTQTGLRGFPTAIIKDFLDIAGERFEYETKMLIYCFQKEIPIKEVVIETIYFNDNSETHFNPIVDSIKIYRVTLSPFLKYIASATSSFILDILSFKWILAILIAFGNIEGARVITISTIIARIISSSFNFYLNKKFVFKYEKNTKKSLLKYYSLCIVQMLLSATLVTIIWKYTKYGETSIKIVVDSILFLLSYFVQQRWVFKRK; translated from the coding sequence ATGAAAAAAATTTTAGTATTAATACCAGCTTTAAATCCACCAAAACAGTTAATAGATTATGTAAAATCTCTATTAGAAAATGGATTAAATGATATTCTTTTGGTTGATGATGGAAGTAAAGAAGAATTTAAAGAAATATTTGAAACAATAGAGAAATTTCCAAATGCAAATATAAAAGTATTTAGACATGCAAAAAACTTAGGTAAGGGAAGAGCATTAAAGAATGCTTTTAACTATTTTCTAACTTTACCTAATTTATCTGAATATAGTGGAGTTGTTACAGCAGATTCTGATGGACAACATAGAGTTGAAGATGTAATAAAACTTGCAAAGGAAGTAGAAGAGAATCCTGATAAATTAATTTTAGGATGTAGAGATTTTGATTTAGAACAAGTTCCACCAAAAAGTAAGTTTGGGAATAAAATTACAAATGGTGCTTTTAAATTATTTTATGGTAAGAATATTTCAGATACTCAAACAGGTTTAAGAGGTTTTCCAACTGCAATAATAAAAGATTTTCTTGATATAGCAGGAGAAAGATTTGAGTATGAAACAAAGATGTTAATTTATTGTTTTCAAAAAGAAATTCCAATAAAAGAAGTTGTCATTGAAACTATATATTTTAATGATAATTCAGAAACACATTTTAATCCAATAGTTGACTCTATAAAAATATACAGAGTTACTTTGTCACCATTTTTAAAGTATATTGCTTCAGCAACTTCATCATTTATTTTGGATATTTTATCTTTTAAATGGATTCTAGCTATATTAATAGCCTTCGGAAATATAGAGGGAGCAAGAGTTATAACTATTTCAACAATAATAGCAAGAATAATATCTTCAAGTTTTAATTTCTATTTAAATAAAAAGTTTGTTTTTAAATATGAGAAAAATACAAAAAAATCTCTTTTAAAATATTATAGTTTATGTATAGTGCAAATGTTATTATCTGCTACTCTAGTTACAATAATTTGGAAATATACTAAATATGGGGAAACAAGTATAAAAATAGTTGTAGATAGTATTTTATTCTTATTAAGTTATTTTGTTCAACAAAGATGGGTATTTAAAAGAAAATAA
- the relB gene encoding type II toxin-antitoxin system RelB family antitoxin: protein MSVVSIRFNEEEEEILKNYVKSKEINLSQYIKNIIFEKIEEEYDLKSVQEYLKAKSEGTLNLIPFEEATKEWDIE from the coding sequence ATGTCAGTTGTTTCAATTAGATTTAATGAAGAAGAAGAAGAAATACTAAAAAATTATGTTAAAAGTAAAGAGATAAATTTATCTCAATATATTAAAAATATTATATTTGAAAAGATTGAAGAAGAATATGATTTAAAAAGTGTTCAAGAGTATTTAAAAGCGAAATCTGAAGGAACATTAAATTTAATCCCATTTGAGGAGGCAACAAAAGAATGGGATATAGAATAA
- a CDS encoding type II toxin-antitoxin system RelE family toxin — protein sequence MGYRIMIPDNVNKKILKFDKNTRKLLYDYINKNLKDTDDPRLHGKALTGNLKGLWRYRIMDYRLIVDIQDEKLIIVTVDFNHRRKIYL from the coding sequence ATGGGATATAGAATAATGATTCCAGATAATGTCAATAAAAAGATTTTGAAATTTGATAAAAATACAAGAAAATTATTGTATGACTATATAAATAAGAATTTAAAGGATACTGATGATCCAAGACTTCATGGAAAAGCTTTAACTGGAAATTTAAAAGGCTTATGGAGATATAGAATAATGGATTATCGCTTAATTGTTGATATTCAAGATGAAAAATTAATAATTGTTACAGTAGACTTTAATCATAGAAGAAAAATTTATTTGTAG
- a CDS encoding ATP-binding protein encodes MERFILNDLIKWKNSKYRKPLILKGVRQVGKTWILKEFGNKYYENIAYFNFDENPEYRQFFQTTKDINRILQNLILISGYKIVTEKTLIIFDEVQDAPEVINSLKYFYENAPEYHIACAGSLLGIALAKPSSFPVGKVDFLNIYPMSFSEFLLANGDENLKLFLDNLNEIENIPDAFFNPLYEKLKMYYVTGGMPEAVYMWTQERDIELVRKTLNNILEAYERDFTKHPNIYEFPKISMIWKSIPSQLSKENKKFIYKVVKEGARAREYEDALQWLVNANLVTKVFKCSAPRMPLSSYDDISAFKIYLVDVGLLTRLSQLSPNTFGEGNKLFTEFKGALTENYILQGLVPQFEVPPRYWAENNYEVDFIIQNENNIIPIEVKAETNIKSKSLQKFKEKFKDDIKLRARFSFENLKLDDDLLNIPLFMVDYAEKIINIALNKIKEKNNG; translated from the coding sequence ATGGAAAGGTTTATCTTAAATGATTTAATTAAATGGAAGAATTCAAAATATAGAAAACCTCTGATTTTAAAAGGTGTTAGGCAAGTTGGAAAGACTTGGATTTTAAAAGAATTTGGAAATAAATACTATGAGAATATTGCCTATTTTAACTTTGATGAAAACCCTGAATATAGACAATTTTTTCAAACAACAAAAGATATAAATAGGATACTACAAAATCTAATATTAATTAGTGGCTATAAAATTGTAACTGAAAAAACATTAATTATATTTGATGAAGTTCAAGATGCTCCAGAAGTGATAAACTCATTAAAATATTTTTATGAAAATGCTCCTGAATATCATATTGCTTGTGCAGGTTCACTATTAGGAATTGCATTAGCTAAACCAAGTTCATTTCCAGTGGGTAAAGTTGATTTTTTAAATATTTATCCTATGAGCTTTTCAGAGTTTTTGCTAGCTAATGGAGATGAAAATTTAAAATTATTTTTAGATAATTTAAATGAGATAGAGAATATTCCAGATGCTTTTTTTAATCCTCTATATGAAAAATTAAAAATGTATTATGTTACTGGGGGAATGCCAGAAGCTGTATATATGTGGACTCAGGAAAGAGATATCGAACTTGTTAGAAAAACTTTAAATAATATTTTAGAAGCTTATGAAAGAGATTTTACAAAGCACCCAAATATTTATGAATTTCCAAAAATATCTATGATATGGAAATCTATCCCTTCTCAATTAAGTAAAGAAAATAAAAAATTTATCTATAAAGTTGTTAAAGAAGGGGCAAGAGCAAGAGAATATGAGGATGCTTTACAATGGCTAGTAAATGCAAATTTAGTTACAAAAGTTTTTAAATGCTCTGCACCAAGAATGCCTTTATCTTCTTATGATGATATATCTGCCTTTAAAATATATTTAGTTGATGTAGGTTTACTTACAAGATTATCACAACTATCCCCAAATACTTTTGGAGAGGGAAATAAGTTATTTACTGAATTTAAAGGAGCTTTAACTGAAAATTATATATTACAAGGTTTAGTTCCCCAATTTGAAGTTCCTCCTCGTTATTGGGCAGAAAATAATTATGAAGTAGATTTTATAATTCAAAATGAAAATAATATTATTCCTATTGAGGTAAAAGCAGAAACTAATATAAAAAGTAAAAGTTTACAAAAATTCAAAGAAAAGTTTAAAGATGATATTAAATTAAGGGCTAGATTTTCATTTGAAAATTTAAAATTAGATGATGATTTATTAAATATTCCACTTTTTATGGTTGATTATGCTGAAAAAATTATAAATATTGCATTGAATAAAATAAAGGAGAAAAATAATGGATAA
- a CDS encoding RNA 2'-phosphotransferase → MDNDVKLGRFISLILRHKPETINIKLDENGWADTKELIEKISKSGREIDFETLERIVNENNKKRYSFNEDKTKIRAVQGHSIEVNLELKEVVPPAILYHGTAFKNLESIKKDGIRKMSRQHVHLSADIETAKNVATRHSGKYIILEINTEAMLKENYKFYLSENKVWLTDFVPSKFIKF, encoded by the coding sequence ATGGATAATGATGTAAAACTAGGAAGATTTATCAGCCTTATTCTAAGACATAAACCAGAAACTATAAATATAAAATTAGATGAAAATGGTTGGGCTGATACAAAAGAATTAATAGAAAAAATCAGTAAATCTGGAAGAGAAATTGATTTTGAAACATTAGAAAGAATTGTAAATGAGAACAATAAGAAAAGATATAGTTTTAATGAGGATAAAACTAAGATAAGAGCAGTTCAAGGACATTCTATTGAAGTTAATTTAGAACTTAAAGAAGTTGTTCCACCAGCTATTCTATATCATGGAACAGCTTTTAAAAATTTAGAAAGTATTAAAAAAGATGGAATTAGAAAGATGAGTAGACAACATGTTCATCTATCGGCTGATATAGAAACTGCTAAAAATGTTGCAACAAGACATAGTGGAAAATATATAATTCTTGAAATTAATACAGAAGCGATGTTAAAAGAAAACTATAAATTCTATTTATCAGAAAATAAAGTTTGGCTTACAGATTTCGTTCCAAGTAAATTTATTAAATTTTAA